In Solanum lycopersicum chromosome 5, SLM_r2.1, the following are encoded in one genomic region:
- the LOC101250601 gene encoding putative serine/threonine-protein kinase-like protein CCR3 has product MTSSISGTGAGLFAAVIVLITSVLLPFSHALGSSATTLAVAYGANITICGIVASQPIQRIHCWSENQSESIPISPNVSFNSIAGGVNGFTGVEAGGFSLLFWNSTFQPKRLFFSRSTLLTSVTMGDTQICGLTNGTQNVKCWRDDSNLGKQPNGSSQFMSISSGSGFSCGILKSSNRVICWGNNSDIASAIQSGFGNITVMNIFAGGKHACGMNSTGFLICKGDNENGQLDIPSNFAYEYNGLALGVNHTCGVLRMNYTVVCWGGNGEFSTNLTKDLSFESIVAGLDFTCGLTSGNFSVICWGPGWSSNMYPSGTELPLPMILPGPCVENVCDCGVYPQSKTLCSGNGNICRPCDFSVGVAPPPSPRVFIIVPSSPSKGLRKGLLAFVIVGSVGAIAGICTVVYCLWTGVCFGKKKIHNSVQPTISTNNAAQQCYSSGQISRSSTLRRQGSRLMRRQRSGTSSIHGDRAEEFLFSELVAATDNFSLKKKIGAGSFGVVYKGKLADGREVAIKRGETSPKMKKFLEKERAFESELTFLSRLHHKHLVRLVGYCEEMDERLLVYEFMKNGALYDHLHDKNNVEKSSSVVNSWKMRIKIALDAARGIEYLHNYAVPPIIHRDIKSSNILIDANWIARVSDFGLSLMWPETDTSFSQPMRAAGTVGYIDPEYYGLNVLTAKSDVYGLGVVLLELLTGKRALSKTSENGDMPMSVVDFAVPAIMAGELNKILDPRVGLPELTEAEGVELVAYTAMHCVHLEGKHRPTMTDIVSNLERALAACDDSHDSISSSPDSIKSD; this is encoded by the coding sequence ATGACATCATCCATCTCCGGCACCGGCGCCGGTTTATTCGCCGCCGTAATTGTACTGATAACTTCTGTTTTACTACCATTTTCTCATGCTCTCGGTAGTTCCGCCACCACTTTGGCCGTTGCATACGGCGCCAACATCACTATCTGCGGCATAGTAGCTTCTCAACCAATCCAAAGAATTCATTGCTGGTCAGAAAATCAATCAGAATCCATCCCCATATCTCCTAACGTCTCCTTTAACTCCATCGCCGGCGGAGTTAACGGCTTCACCGGCGTTGAAGCCGGTGGGTTTTCCCTTCTCTTCTGGAACTCAACTTTTCAACCCAAAAGACTTTTCTTCAGTCGCTCAACTTTGTTAACATCTGTTACAATGGGGGATACTCAAATTTGCGGCTTAACAAACGGTACCCAAAATGTTAAATGTTGGAGAGATGACTCGAATTTGGGTAAACAACCAAATGGGTCGTCACAATTCATGTCAATTTCATCTGGGTCGGGATTTTCTTGTGGAATTTTGAAAAGTTCAAATAGGGTTATATGCTGGGGAAACAATAGCGATATTGCTTCAGCTATTCAATCTGGTTTTGGTAATATTACAGTGATGAATATATTTGCAGGTGGAAAACATGCTTGTGGGATGAATTCTACAGGTTTTTTAATTTGCAAAGGAGATAATGAAAATGGTCAATTAGATATTCCATCTAATTTTGCTTATGAGTATAATGGATTAGCTTTAGGGGTAAATCATACTTGTGGGGTTCTTAGAATGAATTATACAGTTGTTTGTTGGGGTGGGAATGGTGAATTTTCGACAAATTTAACGAAAGATCTTTCATTTGAATCAATTGTTGCTGGTTTAGATTTTACTTGTGGATTAACAAGTGGGAATTTTTCTGTTATCTGTTGGGGACCTGGTTGGAGTAGTAATATGTATCCATCAGGTACTGAGCTTCCTTTACCAATGATTCTTCCAGGTCCATGTGTTGAGAATGTATGTGATTGTGGTGTATATCCTCAATCGAAAACGTTGTGTTCGGGGAATGGTAATATATGTAGGCCTTGTGATTTTTCGGTTGGAGTAGCTCCACCACCATCACCACGGGTGTTTATTATAGTGCCATCGTCGCCATCTAAGGGGTTGAGAAAGGGATTGTTAGCTTTTGTGATTGTTGGATCAGTTGGGGCTATTGCAGGGATTTGTACTGTTGTTTATTGTTTATGGACTGGTGTTTGTTTTGGGAAGAAGAAAATTCATAATTCTGTTCAACCTACTATTAGTACTAATAATGCTGCTCAACAATGTTATAGTAGTGGTCAAATTTCCAGATCGTCTACTCTTAGGCGTCAAGGGTCGAGGTTAATGAGGCGTCAAAGGAGTGGAACTTCGTCTATACATGGTGACAGAGCAGAGGAGTTTCTGTTTTCGGAGCTTGTTGCAGCTACGGACAATTTctctttaaagaaaaagattggTGCTGGCAGCTTTGGGGTTGTTTACAAGGGAAAATTAGCTGATGGCCGTGAGGTTGCAATTAAGCGTGGTGAAACGAGTCCGAAGATGAAGAAATTCTTAGAGAAAGAGAGGGCTTTTGAATCAGAATTGACGTTTTTGTCCCGACTACACCATAAACACttggttagattggttggttatTGTGAAGAAATGGATGAAAGGCTCTTGGTTTATGAGTTTATGAAGAATGGGGCGCTTTATGATCATTTACACGATAAGAACAACGTGGAGAAGAGTAGTAGTGTAGTGAATTCTTGGAAAATGAGGATCAAGATTGCATTAGATGCTGCTCGTGGCATCGAATACCTTCACAATTATGCAGTTCCCCCTATAATTCACCGGGACATCAAGTCATCCAACATCTTGATCGATGCAAATTGGATCGCGAGGGTGTCAGATTTTGGATTATCGTTAATGTGGCCGGAGACTGATACCAGTTTCAGTCAGCCAATGAGGGCAGCAGGCACAGTTGGGTATATCGATCCAGAATACTATGGACTAAATGTCTTGACAGCAAAGAGTGATGTCTATGGCCTTGGGGTTGTATTGTTAGAACTTTTGACCGGAAAAAGAGCCTTATCCAAAACTAGTGAAAACGGGGACATGCCAATGAGTGTTGTCGACTTTGCAGTACCAGCAATCATGGCTGGAGAATTGAACAAGATATTGGATCCCCGAGTTGGGCTGCCAGAGTTGACGGAAGCAGAGGGAGTCGAATTAGTGGCATACACTGCAATGCATTGTGTGCATTTGGAAGGAAAACATAGACCTACAATGACTGACATTGTTTCTAACTTAGAGAGAGCTTTGGCTGCATGTGATGATAGCCATGACAGCATCTCTAGTAGTCCAGACTCCATTAAATCAGATTGA
- the SBPASE gene encoding chloroplast sedoheptulose-1,7-bisphosphatase, translating to METGVTCCARVTSLLPNVSSQQYSTSIATSRSISPSFNSRSLKSSSLFGESLRVAPKSSLKVSRTKNSSLVTKCEIGDSLEEFLSKSTSDKGLIRLMMCMGEALRTIAFKVRTASCGGTACVNSFGDEQLAVDMLADKLLFEALTYSHFCKYACSEEVPELQDMGGPAEGGFSVAFDPLDGSSIVDTNFTVGTIFGVWPGDKLTGITGREQVAAAMGIFGPRTTYVLALKDVPGTHEFLLLDEGKWQHVKDTTEIGEGKMFSPGNLRATFDNPDYAKLIEYYVKEKYTLRYTGGMVPDVNQIIVKEKGIFTNVTSPTAKAKLRLLFEVAPLGFLIEKAGGYSSDGKQSVLDKVIVNLDDRTQVAYGSKNEIIRFEETLYGSSRLKAGAPVGAAV from the exons ATGGAGACTGGTGTTACATGTTGTGCAAGAGTAACATCTCTTCTCCCAAATGTTTCATCTCAACAATACTCAACTTCAATTGCAACTTCAAGATCCATTTCCCCTTCATTCAACTCAAGG AGTTTGAAATCAAGCTCATTATTTGGGGAATCATTGCGCGTTGCGCCTAAATCATCACTAAAGGTGTCTAGGACAAAAAATTCTTCTTTGGTGACAAAATGTGAGATTGGTGATAGCTTG GaagaatttctttcaaaatcaacctcagaTAAGGGGTTAATCAGGTTAATGATGTGTATGGGAGAAGCATTGAGAACAATTGCCTTCAAAGTCAGAACAGCTTCTTGTGGAGGAACAGCTTGTGTCAATTCTTTTGGTGATGAACAGCTTGCTGTCGATATGCTTGCCGATAAGCTTCTCTTTGAG GCCTTGACATATTCACACTTTTGCAAATATGCTTGTTCTGAGGAAGTTCCTGAGCTCCAAGACATGGGGGGCCCTGCTGAAG GAGGATTTAGTGTTGCTTTTGATCCACTTGATGGTTCTAGTATTGTGGACACGAACTTTACAGTTGGAACCATCTTTGGTGTATGGCCCGGGGATAAGTTAACCGGGATCACAGGAAGAGAGCAAGTTGCAGCAGCTATGGGAATATTTGGACCGCGAACTACATACGTTCTTGCTCTTAAAGATGTTCCCGGGACCCATGAATTCctcctccttgacgaag GAAAATGGCAACATGTTAAGGATACAACAGAAATCGGAGAAGGAAAGATGTTCTCCCCTGGAAATTTAAGAGCCACATTTGACAATCCTGATTACGCCAAG CTGATCGAATACTATGTGAAGGAGAAATACACCTTGAGATACACCGGAGGAATGGTGCCTGATGTAAACCAG ATAATTGTAAAGGAGAAAGGTATATTCACAAACGTGACATCTCCAACAGCTAAGGCGAAACTTAGATTGCTGTTTGAAGTGGCACCGTTAGGATTCTTGATCGAAAAAGCTGGAGGTTACAGCAGCGATGGGAAACAATCCGTCCTTGATAAGGTGATCGTTAATCTTGATGACCGGACTCAAGTTGCTTATGGTTCCAAGAATGAGATCATTCGATTTGAAGAAACACTCTACGGTTCATCAAGGCTTAAGGCTGGTGCACCAGTTGGTGCTGCTGTTTGA
- the LOC101257376 gene encoding transcription factor DIVARICATA: METLYPTCFVPNSNWIMQQSKSNTEWTKEENKRFESALAIYDETTPNRWFKVAEIIPGKSVLDVIMQYKELVADVSNIEAGLLPNTRRGYTSSFALEFVDHRNIQTFNKRGKSYDHERKKGVPWTEEEHRRFLMGLEKYGKGDWRNISRNFVISKTPTQVASHAQKYYLRQLSREKERKRPSIHDITTVHLTNDEFLNNNNNDDKKSMCEERLYMSSTSTTDLLIGCWNNSIDEDLMAFGQFV; this comes from the exons ATGGAAACTTTATATCCAACTTGTTTTGTACCAAATTCAAATTGGATTATGCAACAGAGTAAGAGTAATACAGAATGGACTAAAGAAGAGAACAAGAGATTTGAAAGTGCACTTGCAATATACGACGAGACTACACCAAATCGATGGTTTAAAGTAGCAGAAATTATCCCTGGGAAATCAGTTCTTGATGTGATAATGCAGTATAAAGAATTGGTTGCAGATGTTAGTAACATAGAGGCTGGATTGCTCCCAAATACGAGGCGTGGTTATACGTCTTCTTTTGCGTTGGAATTTGTTGATCATCGTAACATTCAAACGTTTAATAAGAGAGGCAAGTCTTATGatcacgaaagaaagaaaggcgTACCATGGACAGAGGAAGAACATAG GCGATTTCTTATGGGGTTAGAGAAATATGGTAAAGGAGATTGGAGAAACATATCGAGGAATTTCGTGATCTCTAAAACTCCAACACAAGTGGCTAGTCATGCTCAGAAGTACTATTTGAGGCAACTTTCAAGGGAGAAAGAGAGGAAGAGACCTAGTATTCACGATATCACCACCGTTCATCTCACAAACGATGAGTTTctcaataataacaacaacgaCGACAAAAAATCCATGTGTGAAGAGAGGTTGTATATGTCCTCAACAAGCACAACAGACTTACTAATCGGCTGTTGGAACAACTCGATCGATGAAGACCTAATGGCATTTGGTCAATTTGTGTGA